One window of the Yamadazyma tenuis chromosome 6, complete sequence genome contains the following:
- the MYO1_2 gene encoding class II myosin (EggNog:ENOG503NV0C; COG:Z), protein MAEDEDFNSKNWVWIPDEDEVFTRGYIVDYLENNLCKVNYKENNKEASKLLDTKELNPCNPSKFNKCNDMAELTHLNEPSVIYNLYLRYMDNLIYTYSGLFLVAINPYKSLPIYNTEMIDFSKPHIYSIAKSTHNNLVQNKKDQSILVTGESGAGKTENTKKIIQYLSSISSNDSIDEKILQTNPIMESFGNSKTIKNNNSSRFGKFIKIYFNNTTLKGANIDYYLLEKSRVINQQNGERNYHIFYQFLKAYKNLPKFKLTSNLKDYKYLSNNSDDGSDYDVTHDQYLNDEEEFDCLLESFRIIGLHEDEIENIFQVLALILHLGNLDFSSWKSEQANFHKDSPIDEVLLLLKVDKSTFETNLLRPKVKAGREFISKSKKPQEVKFLIDSLSKFLYEVIFNFIITKINESLKLDNKPYSNLNDFNFIGVLDIAGFEIFKINSFEQLCINYTNEKLQQFFNHHSFILEQSEYLKEDIKWDYIDFGKDLQPTIDLIENQKSPEFGVFKVLDEECLMPKSSDNQFLDRLLSNFKKNPKFKPNKFKNGFIINHYAGEVEYNVENWLNKNNDPISDPLINLLSSCSNDFIKTSMKLLNGGSSSKNKKSLSNKYKKQLNDLMEDLNNTEPHFVRCILPNLEKKPNKFDKNLVLNQLRCNGVLEGIRITRAGYPNKMVFEDFFGRYSVLNPKGIFTKNFKTNCELILKHIDLNHETYKIGITKIFFKNGVLGNLEELRDLSIKSILTKLQSVIRGNISRKFFKNEIEKIQNGQVIAKNFKLIHDFKSSPTQGNLWYNLFIQVKPLLEDSIKLMNSKEINNNLKDIKLKLKDAEKLNKNYEVEHERLNGTLTSLQSKYDENFKSIKEKDELIKSLKKDEKASSKKLKELEVSLKDIEGQNSSLATEKSKIMESLKDLEVKHKELERQFTQMLKEHESLKESYESSKHFKHELETEKANHEKSIDILKIQQTKLQKLGDSNKAIKEEISSVKSDKSTLASKFETLLRTHKDLNDKHTELVKSFGNSKTNNDSKIEELSAVISKHKTSSTRDKGEISKLSTALNKLRKDNEELINNLNKSNVEILSAKNDLKESLGHAKSLQSNIDSLNALKQEINDYKLKELKNLESIKSLTGQLNESKKFNEVNGIKIKEYSYKIIELNDKVTQLESHKKEIEKEKENRPPPMQQNFQQVMQDYSTLKLKLNEINANLRTEKFENKKLTEEISILKVKLQNNVSPYSSPNKLTRKSLNVGEDPTSEGNKFLLRQIDDLKIKLEQEETNSTRAENYAIELQKKLNKLQNTRGLNSSIDFEKRYRESQLRISELETKFSNLFEAVSPNTTPTKLTKSESFGRSSLINKTLENANQDFVRIYSDVTKTLKSTRDELTNSKSEILRLKSLLRESEDELYQIKRDQHKTSIENYENELAQLKVKQENLKSRNEDMTKSVDLYKKRSDEYFKKLELAENAVSISKRHEENATKELNEIKTEFKLIKEELKACAILIKDLNKEKTKLNNEIKDRDHQIAKLKEELKDINDKIAYNKQIYENKEIHGNLKSEIHNLNNELSFKLENESKLIKENKQLLIDNETLLKRKSNLERDFEVQLDRVDELEVKQDELNKKLRVLENEKIINERKIGNLNKQVVNLKELINDITLQRDDLLEVKDKMEEEQMILSQNLDEKKFEISSLQSDMKILREHLEVQRLESSEIQSELNQSKSSTSEDVENYSKLKKENLVVSQENDALIRINNELKQKVSNLENKLYNDEQIKYWENKLDELNDKLDSSNTENYKLNKIAYNYEQEVKGLKIRFENDSKLVKKYNDENFDLKNKINHFKSSLDILQTESFEKDLKIKTFERDSLEMKENNLMLEKEVLELRAKLGIS, encoded by the coding sequence CGTCGATTATTTGGAGAACAATCTATGCAAAGTTAACTACAAGGAAAACAATAAAGAGGCATCGAAATTGTTGGATACAAAAGAACTAAATCCTTGCAATCcctccaagttcaataagtGCAATGATATGGCCGAGTTAACCCATTTGAATGAACCTTCGGTTATCTATAACTTGTATTTGAGATACATGGATAATTTGATTTATACTTATAGTGGTCTTTTCTTGGTGGCTATTAATCCGTACAAACTGTTGCCGATTTATAACACTGAGATGATAGATTTCTCTAAACCACATATTTACTCGATTGCTAAGTCGACTCATAACAATTTAGtccaaaacaaaaaggATCAATCTATTTTGGTCACAGGAGAATCAGGTGCTGGTAAAACAGAAAACACGAAGAAGATTATCCAATACTTGTCAtctatttcttcaaatgatTCAATTGATGAGAAGATCTTGCAAACAAATCCTATTATGGAAAGTTTCGGTAACTCAAAGACAATCAAGAATAATAATTCCTCCCGGTTTGGTAAGTTCATTAAAATTTATTTCAATAACACTACCCTTAAAGGGGCTAATATTGATTACTatttgttggagaaatcaaGGGTCAtaaatcaacaaaatggtgAAAGAAATTATCATATATTCTATCAGTTTTTGAAGGCTTATAAAAACTTGCCAAAATTCAAGTTGACTTCTAATCTTAAAGATTACAAATACCTTAGTAACAACAGTGATGATGGCTCTGACTATGATGTTACACACGATCAATATCTaaatgatgaagaggaatTTGATTGTCTTTTGGAAAGTTTCAGAATCATCGGGTTACacgaagatgaaattgaaaatatcTTCCAAGTTTTGGCATTGATCTTACACTTGGGTAATCTTGATTTCTCTAGCTGGAAAAGTGAACAAGCCAATTTTCATAAAGATTCCccaattgatgaagttcTATTATTATTGAAGGTAGACAAGTCAACTTTTGAAACCAATTTATTAAGACCGAAAGTCAAAGCGGGTAGAGAATTCATTTCAAAATCTAAGAAACCACAGGAGGTTAAGTTTTTGATCGATTCCTTGTCCAAATTTTTATATGAAGtgattttcaacttcataaTTACTAAGATCAATGAAAGTTTGAAATTGGATAACAAACCCTATCTGAATTTGAATGATTTTAACTTTATTGGTGTATTGGACATTGCTGGATTTGAAATTTTTAAGATCAattcttttgaacaattgtGCATCAATTATACCAATGAAAAGTTGCAacaatttttcaatcaccACTCTTTCATTTTAGAACAAAGTGAatatttgaaagaagatatcaaaTGGGACTATATAGATTTCGGCAAAGATTTGCAGCCCACGattgatttgattgaaaaccAGAAATCTCCCGAGTTTGGggttttcaaagtcttaGATGAGGAATGTTTAATGCCGAAGTCCAGTGATAATCAGTTCTTGGACAGACTAttgtcaaacttcaagaagaaccctAAATTCAAACCAAATAAATTCAAGAATGGATTTATAATAAACCACTATGCTGGAGAGGTTGAATATAATGTTGAGAATTGGTTGAATAAGAACAACGATCCTATCAGTGATCCATTGATAAACTTATTGTCAAGTTGCTCAaatgatttcatcaaaacctCTATGAAGCTTTTAAatggtggaagttccagcaaaaacaagaaatctctttcaaacaaatacaagaagcagttgaatgatttgatggaagacttgaacaataCTGAACCTCATTTTGTAAGATGCATATTACccaacttggagaaaaaaccaaacaagtttgacaagaaTTTGGTTTTAAATCAATTGAGATGCAATGGTGTTTTGGAGGGGATCAGAATCACTAGAGCAGGTTATCCTAACAAGATGGTTTTCGAAGATTTCTTTGGGCGATATTCTGTGTTGAACCCCAAAGGGATTTTTACCAAGAATTTCAAGACCAATTGtgaattgattttgaaacaCATAGATTTGAATCATGAGACTTACAAAATAGGAATTACGAAAATATTCTTTAAGAATGGAGTTCTTGGAAACCTTGAGGAGTTGAGGGATTTGTCCATCAAATCTATATTAACCAAACTCCAATCTGTAATCAGAGGAAATATATCAAggaagtttttcaaaaatgagattgaaaagATCCAAAACGGTCAAGTAATTGCAAAGAATTTCAAGCTCATCCATGATTTTAAGCTGAGCCCTACTCAAGGTAATTTATGGTATAACTTGTTCATCCAAGTAAAGCCActacttgaagattcaataaaattgatgaattctAAGGAAATTAATAACAACCTCAAGGATATTAAGTTAAAATTGAAGGATGCAgaaaaattgaacaagaactacgaagttgaacatgaaAGGTTAAATGGAACTTTAACTAGCTTGCAATCTAAATATGATGAAAATTTCAAGAgcatcaaagaaaaagatgagTTAATtaagtctttgaaaaaagatgaaaaggCATCCtcgaagaaattgaaggagttAGAAGTGTCTTTGAAGGACATAGAGGGTCAgaattcttctttggccacAGAGAAATCTAAGATAATGGAAAGtttgaaggacttggaagtgAAACACAAAGAACTAGAAAGACAATTCACACAAATGTTAAAAGAGCACGaaagtttgaaagaaagCTATGAGTCAAGTAAGCATTTTAAGCATGAATTGGAAACTGAAAAAGCTAATCATGAAAAGTCaattgatattttgaagattcaaCAAACCAAGCTACAGAAGTTGGGTGACCTGAACAAAGCTATCAAAGAGGAAATATCCTCTGTCAAGCTGGACAAATCTACACTTGCTTCCAAATTTGAAACCTTATTGAGAACACATAAAGATTTGAATGACAAGCATACTGAATTGGTTAAGTCCTTCGGTAACAGTAAGACTAATAACGACTCCAAAATCGAAGAATTAAGTGCTGTGATCTCCAAACATAAAACCAGTTCAACACGAGATAAGGGGGAAATCTCCAAGTTGAGTACAGCTCTAAACAAATTAAGAAAAGACAACGAGGAATTGATTAACAACCTCAATAAATCCAACGTTGAAATACTCTCAGCTAAGaatgatttgaaagaatcaCTTGGACACGCTAAATCACTACAAAGCAATATCGACTCGTTGAATGCTCTTAAGCAAGAGATAAATGATTACAAGCTTAAGGAACTCAAAAACCTAGAGTCTATCAAATCACTTACGGGTCAGTTGAATGAATCCAAGAAATTCAATGAGGTTAATGGtatcaagatcaaagaaTACTCTTACaaaatcattgaacttAATGATAAGGTTACCCAGCTTGAATCCCATAAGAAAGAAatagaaaaagaaaaagagaatcGGCCACCACCTATGCAACAAAATTTCCAGCAGGTAATGCAGGACTACTCGACCTTGAAActcaagttgaatgaaatcaatgCTAATTTAAGAACTGAAAAATTCgaaaacaagaagttgactGAGGAAATTTCGATTTTGAAAGTTAAACTCCAGAACAACGTTAGTCCATATAGCTCTCCCAACAAGCTAACAAGGAAGTCTCTCAATGTTGGTGAGGATCCTACCAGTGAGGGTAataagttcttgttgagaCAAATTGATGACCTCAAGATTAAGTTAGAGCAGGAGGAAACGAATAGCACTCGGGCTGAGAATTATGCAATCGAACTacagaagaaactcaatAAACTTCAAAACACAAGAGGtttaaattcttcaattgacttCGAAAAAAGGTACAGAGAAAGTCAGCTTCGTATCAGCGAATTGGAGACCAAATTCTCGAATTTGTTTGAAGCAGTTTCTCCAAACACTACTCCAACtaaattgaccaaatctGAAAGCTTTGGGAGATCTTCTTTGATTAATAAAACCTTGGAAAATGCTAACCAAGACTTTGTTAGAATCTACAGTGACGTCACTAAAACACTCAAGAGTACAAGAGATGAGTTAACAAATTCCAAGCTGGAAATTTTAAGGTTGAAGTCTTTATTAAGGGAAAGCGAAGATGAATTGTATCAAATAAAGAGAGACCAGCACAAAACCTCCATCGAAAACTATGAAAATGAGTTAGCCCAATTGAAAGTCAAAcaagaaaacttgaagtcaagaaaCGAGGATATGACCAAAAGTGTCGACTTGTACAAAAAGAGAAGTGACGAGTatttcaagaagcttgaaTTGGCCGAAAATGCAGTGAGCATCTCAAAAAGACATGAAGAAAACGCTACTAAAGAGTTGAATGAGATCAAAACCGAATTCAAATTAATCaaggaagaattgaaagCCTGTGCAATCTTAATTAAGGATTTGAATAAGGAAAAGACgaagttgaacaacgaaatcaaagacagagatcaccaaattgccaaattgaaggagGAGTTGAAAGATATTAACGATAAGATAGCTTACAATAAGCAAATTTATgaaaacaaagaaatcCATGGAAACTTGAAATCTGAGATCCATAATTTGAATAACGAATTAAGCTTCAAGTTAGAGAATGAGTcgaaattgatcaaagagaaCAAGCAATTATTGATTGACAACGAGACATTGTTGAAACGAAAATCTAATTTAGAAAGGgattttgaagttcaattggaCAGAGTTGATGAGTTGGAGGTTAAGCAAGATGAATTAAACAAAAAGCTCAGAGTCTTGGAGAACGAAAAAATCATTAACGAAAGAAAGATTGGTAACCTCAACAAACAAGTTGTCAATTTGAAGGAGCTCATCAATGATATTACCTTACAAAGAGATGATTTACTCGAAGTGAAAGATAAGATGGAGGAAGAACAAATGATTTTAAGCCAAAATTTGGacgaaaagaagtttgagatttcttcattgCAGTCGGATATGAAAATCTTGAGAGAAcatcttgaagtccaaCGATTGGAATCACTGGAGATTCAGCTGGAACTAAATCAATCCAAGTCGTCCACTTCTGAAGATGTGGAAAATtactccaagttgaagaaagaaaatttggtggtttctcaagaaaatgatgcGTTAATTAGGATCAACAATGAATTGAAACAAAAGGTTAGTAATTTGGAGAACAAATTGTACAATGATGAACAAATTAAGTATTGGGAAAATAAATTGGATGAATTGAACGATAAATTAGACCTGTCCAATACCGAAAACTACAAGTTAAACAAGATTGCATACAACTACGAGCAAGAAGTTAAAGGACTCAAAATCAGATTTGAAAACGATTCGAAACTTGTCAAGAAGTACAATGATGAAAACTTCGATctcaaaaataaaataaatCATTTCAAGAGCTCCTTGGATATACTACAAACAGAAAGCTTTGAAAAGGATCTCAAAATTAAAACTTTTGAACGTGATAGCTTGGAGATGAAAgagaacaacttgatgttaGAGAAAGAAGTATTAGAGCTTAGGGCCAAACTAGGCATTTCTTAG
- the MAS2 gene encoding Mitochondrial-processing peptidase subunit alpha (EggNog:ENOG503NV1J; MEROPS:MER0079232; COG:O) produces MLRRYLSTSRSHFNDVVHGNPSINLSTLPNGLRVITDSTPGHFSALGAYIDAGSKFEDPSKPGISHLMDRLAWRSTEKYTGTEMMNALSNLGGNYMCSAQRESMIYQASVFNKDVDKMFDCISQTILEPKFTDKEFLETLSTIDFETSVMVHKPDIVLPELLHKVAYPDNTLGLPLYCPVERIPYISKDEVLNYHKSFYQPQNIVVSMIGVEHAHAIKLVESTFGHLTKGPAHQVPKPKYVGGEIHIPFQPPLFSNLPELYHMQIGFETTGLLNDELYSLAVLQKLLGGGSSFSAGGPGKGMFSRLYTRVLNQYAFIENCTSFNHSYVGSGLFGINISASPNAAHVMPQIIGFEFSSLLEPNAISDSEFNRAKNQLISTLLYNVESKLAALEDLGRQIQCQNKLVSIDEMIEKINALTIKDLTKVVEKLISSNPSVVLQGDREAFGNLDDVFKHFGLNQKRSKWF; encoded by the coding sequence ATGCTCAGAAGATACTTGAGTACTCTGAGGTCACACTTTAATGATGTTGTCCATGGCAACCCTAGCATCAATCTATCAACATTACCAAATGGTTTGAGAGTAATTACAGACTCAACTCCTGGTCATTTTAGTGCTTTGGGGGCGTACATCGATGCTGGTTCcaaatttgaagatccATCCAAGCCGGGTATAAGTCATCTAATGGATAGATTAGCATGGAGAAGTACCGAAAAATACACTGGAACAGAAATGATGAACGCCTTGTCGAACTTAGGGGGTAATTATATGTGTTCAGCTCAGCGTGAGTCGATGATTTACCAGGCTTCCGTATTCAATAAAGATGTCGATAAAATGTTTGATTGTATCAGTCAAACCATTTTGGAGCCAAAGTTTACCGATAAAGAGTTCTTGGAAACTTTATCCACAATTGATTTCGAAACCAGCGTAATGGTACACAAACCAGACATCGTGTTACCAGAGCTCTTGCACAAGGTTGCGTATCCAGATAACACCTTAGGATTACCGCTATACTGTCCGGTTGAGAGAATCCCTTACATTCTGAAAGATGAGGTTCTAAACTATCACAAGAGCTTTtatcaaccccaaaatATAGTTGTGTCTATGATCGGTGTCGAACATGCGCACGCTATTAAATTAGTGGAATCAACTTTTGGGCACTTGACTAAAGGTCCAGCTCATCAGGTTCCCAAACCAAAATATGTTGGTGGAGAAATACACATTCCTTTCCAGCCACCACTATTTTCGAATTTGCCTGAGTTGTACCACATGCAGATCGGATTTGAGACTACAGGTCTCTTGAATGACGAATTGTATAGTTTGGCTGTGTTACAGAAGCTTCTTGGCGGTGGTTCATCATTCTCTGCTGGAGGCCCTGGTAAAGGTATGTTTTCTAGGTTGTATACCAGGGTTTTGAACCAATATGCATTCATTGAAAACTGTACCTCTTTCAACCATTCTTACGTTGGATCTGGATTGTTCGGTATTAATATTTCTGCATCACCTAATGCTGCTCATGTTATGCCACAAATTATTGGCTTTGAATTCAGTTCCTTACTAGAGCCTAATGCAATCTCAGATTCAGAGTTCAACAGAGCTAAAAAtcaattgatttcaacCTTGTTATATAATGTTGAAAGTAAGTTGGCTGCTTTAGAAGATTTGGGTAGACAAATTCAATGTCAAAATAAATTAGTTAGCATTGATGAAATGATAGAGAAAATCAATGCATTGACGATTAAGGACTTAACGAAAGTGGTGGAAAAGTTAATAAGTTCCAATCCTTCCGTTGTTTTACAAGGTGACCGTGAGGCGTTTGGGAATTTGGACGATGTCTTCAAACACTTTGGGCTTAATCAAAAGCGGTCGAAGTGGTTTTGA
- the RMT2 gene encoding Arginine N-methyltransferase 2 (COG:E; EggNog:ENOG503NXSV; BUSCO:EOG09262N47) — protein sequence MSDLHDLCRFISRPVTNQYITQLKAYLKSGIPSTYTVEEAYNYTNGIEEEPTTTTTPLHIICQNIPTNGTEEELLVVSEMISVLFEYGAGWSFTDINNETPGCILIKRNMKDSVAFNQIVEAGVRAELILRKVNDNIEFIEASDEEEVPELVESEEQTENAQEDISQIKGNTLEVDPQSTNLDPAEHQETYLNTKLQYKDDALVTSNKDGVMMSWEHNLMQMGCNSLFKNREDDPEEEMVVLNIGFGMGIIDTMIQDKKPFKHYICEPHPDVLEKLKKDGWYQKPNVVILEGRWQDKVAELLSEGVFFNGIYYDTYSEHYSDMLELFDLIVGLLKPQGIFSFFNGLGADRQVIYEVYKKLVEIDLSNYGLQISFTDINLPTLEVWDDIKRSYWNCPVYYHPEVKFVDL from the coding sequence ATGAGCGACTTGCACGACTTGTGCCGCTTTATTTCAAGGCCAGTAACTAATCAGTATATAACCCAGCTAAAAGCATACCTAAAAAGTGGTATTCCTTCTACTTATACCGTCGAAGAAGCTTATAATTATACAAATGGTATTGAAGAGGaacccaccaccaccaccacacCTTTGCATATTATTTGTCAAAATATTCCAACGAATGGGACTGAAGAGGAATTGTTGGTCGTTAGTGAAATGATCTCAGTTTTATTTGAGTACGGGGCTGGTTGGTCTTTCACAGATATCAATAATGAAACTCCAGGGTGCATATTGATCAAGAGAAACATGAAGGATTCTGTTGCTTTTAACCAAATTGTCGAAGCAGGAGTTCGAGCCGAGTTAATTTTGAGGAAAGTCAATGACAATATCGAATTCATCGAAGCTCtggatgaagaggaagtgCCTGAGCTCGTAGAACTGGAAGAACAAACGGAAAATGCACAAGAAGATATTTCACAAATAAAAGGAAATACTCTAGAGGTAGATCCACAGTCCACAAACTTGGATCCAGCAGAACACCAAGAGACGTACCTCAATACCAAATTACAGTACAAAGATGATGCACTTGTTACTTCTAATAAAGATGGAGTAATGATGTCTTGGGAGCATAACTTGATGCAAATGGGTTGTAAttctttgttcaaaaatAGAGAAGATGATCCGGAAGAGGAAATGGTTGTCTTGAATATCGGATTCGGGATGGGTATTATTGATACAATGATCCAAGACAAAAAGCCTTTTAAGCACTACATCTGTGAACCTCATCCTGATGTGTTGGAAAAACTCAAGAAGGATGGCTGGTACCAAAAGCCAAATGTAGTAATCCTTGAAGGAAGATGGCAAGACAAAGTAGCAGAGCTCCTTTCCGAAGGCGTTTTCTTCAACGGAATATACTATGACACATATTCGGAACATTATAGTGATATGTTGGAACTTTTTGACTTAATTGTGGGCTTATTGAAACCTCAAGGGATATTCTCGTTTTTCAACGGACTAGGTGCGGACAGGCAAGTGATTTACGAAGTTTACAAGAAGCTCGTAGAGATTGATTTGAGTAATTATGGATTGCAAATTTCTTTCACAGACATAAACTTGCCCACTTTAGAAGTGTGGGATGATATCAAGAGAAGCTACTGGAACTGTCCTGTTTATTATCACCCTGAAGTTAAATTCGTGGACCTATAG
- a CDS encoding uncharacterized protein (EggNog:ENOG503P7WF; COG:K) codes for MAFKLNDYNAFLTSLVEREKSDTSRPESKNMTETLNSPTDDIALMDQQDPMNSTYSRLPIDFDFGLNQEIDFSDDLDPQSTMNLNMNDDNDLSKRSYNPSSKLTNNASTTSTNRASSNSTNNTSDMDPPLKQEDIFFPRQASAPALESNFESVPSSSNYRIPIQIKNESSDDELMSPNLDLPDGFCDNFDNINTLDRQHSNTPTDDFSRRRDSRPLVQKSGGEGLGYGSMTKSYRPRLRSSHNVIEQRYRNKINDKFNALSNSVPTLRVATKRKTKNPDHMDNDEFDEHYYSSSDESPDLEGLEPARKLNKGVILSKSVEYIRFLELKNDRMREKNHELLEKARLLGIPLDKL; via the coding sequence ATGgcattcaagttgaacgatTATAATGCTTTTTTGACGTCTTTAGTGGAAAGAGAGAAGCTGGATACTTCTAGGCCCGAATCAAAAAATATGACTGAAACATTGAATTCCCCCACTGATGATATTGCCCTTATGGATCAACAAGATCCGATGAACTCCACGTATTCTCGACTTCCCATcgactttgactttggcCTAAACCAAGAAATAGATTTTCTGGATGACCTCGATCCCCAATCTACAATGAACCTTAATATgaatgatgataatgaccTTTCTAAGCGCAGCTATAATCCCAGTAGCAAGCTTACCAATAATGCCAGCACCACCTCAACTAACAGAGCCTCCAGTAACTCTACCAATAATACTTCCGATATGGATCCTCCTTTGAAGCAGGAAGATATTTTTTTTCCAAGGCAAGCATCAGCTCCTGCTTTAGAAAGTAATTTTGAATCTGTTCCAAGTTCCTCTAATTACAGAATTCCCATACAGATAAAAAACGAATCCTCAGATGATGAATTAATGTCTCCAAACTTGGATTTACCCGATGGATTCTGTGATAACTTTGATAACATCAACACTCTTGACCGTCAGCATTCCAATACGCCCACTGATGATTTCAGTCGAAGAAGAGACTCGAGGCCACTTGTCCAAAAAAGTGGGGGTGAAGGATTAGGATATGGCTCTATGACTAAGTCTTACAGGCCCAGATTGCGTTCTTCTCATAATGTTATCGAACAAAGATATAGGAACAAGATTAATGATAAATTCAATGCATTACTGAATTCTGTCCCTACGTTACGGGTGGCAACTAAAAGGAAAACCAAGAATCCAGACCACATGGATaatgatgagtttgatgaacacTACTATCTGTCATCTGACGAATCGCCAGATTTGGAAGGTTTAGAGCCTGCTagaaagttgaacaaaggAGTGATTTTAAGTAAGTCCGTGGAGTACATCAGATTTCTCGAGTTGAAAAACGACAGAATGAGAGAAAAGAACCACGAGTTACTTGAGAAGGCTAGATTGTTGGGAATACCCTTGGACAAATTGTAA
- the ERG11 gene encoding Lanosterol 14-alpha-demethylase (COG:Q; EggNog:ENOG503NW9W), translating into MTSMNSTLDYANEAITKNLNIFLGLSLSYKISIVLLIPFVYNLLWQLYCSLRTDRAPLVFHWIPWFGSAVPYGMQPYDFFENCRKKYGDVFAFMLLGKVMTVYLGPKGHEFVFNAKVNDVSAEDAYKHLTTPVFGKGVIYDCPNSKLMEQKKFAKFALTIDSFKTYVPKIREEVLGYFKDHLNMDKNSGQVNVMKIQPEITIFTASRCLCGDEMRKKFDASFAQLYSDLDKGFTPINFVFPHLPLPQYWKRDSAQQKISSAYMSLINKRRSTGDIDPKRDLIDSLMAHSTYKDGVSMTDQEIANLLIGVLMGGQHTSASTSSWFLLHLGENPELQEQLYKELTELLNEKGGDFFDLSYEDLSKLSLHNSVIKETLRMHMPLHSIFRKVKNPVRVPDSKYVVPKGHHVLVSPGYAQTSERFFAFADTFDPHRWETSNASSGKGDEKTVDYGFGAISKGVSSPYLPFGGGRHRCIGEQFAYVQLGVILSTYVYNFKWKLAGKLPDIDWASMVTLPIEEDSNIIWEKREGSS; encoded by the exons ATGACATCAATGAACTCTACGTTGGACTATGCTAATGAGGCCATtaccaagaacttgaatatATTTTTGGGCTTAAGTTTAAGCTACAAGATTTCTATTGTTCTTTTGATACCTTTTGTCTATAATTTGTTATGGCAGCTTTATTGTTCTTTGAGAACTGATAGAGCTCCTTTGGTGTTTCACTGGATTCCATGGTTTGGTTCTGCTGTTCCTTATGGAATGCAACCTTATGACTTCTTCGAAAATTGCAGAAAAAAATACGGCGATGTGTTCGCTTTCATGTTGTTGGGTAAGGTGATGACGGTTTATCTTGGTCCAAAGGGTCATGAATTTGTATTCAATGCAAAGGTTAATGATGTTTCCGCAGAAGATGCCTATAAACATTTGACTACTCCTGTTTTTGGTAAAGGTGTTATTTACGATTGTCCTAACTCCAAATTAATGGagcaaaagaagtttgCTAAGTTTGCTTTGACCATCGATTCATTCAAGACTTATGTTCCAAAGATCagagaagaagttcttggatACTTCAAGGATCATCTCAACATGGATAAAAACAGTGGACAAGTTAATGTCATGAAAATACAGCCAGAAATTACCATTTTCACTGCCTCCAGGTGTCTTTGTGGTGATGAGATGAGAAAGAAATTTGATGCATCATTCGCTCAACTTTATTCAGACTTGGACAAGGGGTTCACTCCGATTAACTTTGTGTTTCCTCATTTACCTTTGCCTCAGTACTGGAAGAGAGACTCGGCTCAACAAAAGATTTCCAGTGCTTACATgtctttgatcaacaaaagaAGATCAACTGGTGACATTGATCCTAAGAGAGATTTGATTGACTCCTTGATGGCTCACTCTACTTACAAAGATGGGGTTAGTATGACTGACCAAGAAATCGCTAATTTATTGATTGGCGTGTTAATGGGTGGTCAACATACCAGTGCTTCTACATCATCTTGGTTCTTATTACATTTGGGAGAAAACCCTGAGTTGCAGGAACAATTATACAAAGAATTAACTGAACTATTGAACGAAAAAGGTGGTGATTTCTTCGACTTGAGTTACGAAGACTTGTCAAAGTTATCTTTGCATAATAGCGTCATAAAGGAAACTTTAAGAATGCATATGCCATTACATTCTATTTTCAGAAAAGTTAAAAATCCTGTTAGAGTTCCAGACTCAAAATATGTTGTCCCAAAGGGCCATCATGTGTTGGTTTCTCCAGGGTACGCTCAAACTAGTGAAAGATTCTTTGCTTTTGCAGACACTTTCGACCCTCATAGATGGGAAACTAGTAACGCTTCAAGTGGTAAGGGAGATGAGAAGACTGTTGATTACGGATTTGGTGCCATTTCCAAGGGTGTTTCATCTCCTTATTTAccatttggtggtggtagacACAGATGTATTGGAGAACAATTTGCCTACGTTCAATTGGGCGTCATTTTATCAACATATGTTTACAATTTCAAGTGGAAATTGGCTGGTAAGCTCCCAGATATTGACTGGGCTTCCATGGTCACTTTAcccattgaagaagattcaaATATCATCTGGGAAAAGAGAGAAGGTT CTTCTTAA